GAATAGCTgtttgtctctcttttttttatgcTATCATAAGTACGGACTCCACACTGGATTATGGTGACTAATGGTAATTTAAGCCAATTCAATAGCATCGTGAAATCATTttattgttaatttattttatttttactatagCACAAGCTGGAAGGTGCCTTGTTAGCCTTGGGGCAGTTCCAGCATGCCCTGGATGAGTTACTGACGTGGCTGACGCATACAGAAGACTTGCTGAACGAACAGAAACCCGTGGGTGGAGACCCCAAGGCTATTGAAATTGAACTTGCCAAACATCATGTATGTAATTGCtacaaatattaaatgaaatgttGTTTGATGTTTATCTTAGTGATGAGTCTTGTAGTGAAACTTTGCACTTGATAAATAGTTCTTTATAGAAATTTTCAAGATGCAGATTATGGCTGAAGTAATGTGGAAAATCtaatatcttttctgtttctcttctatattcctttcttccttgcATTTGCTATGCAAATAACGTAGCCAAAAAAGAGCAGCTGACCCTGGTCTGTGCACCTCTTTTCACCTTCATTTGATCCAGGGAACTGAAGAGTCATTGAGCATAATAAATCTCCTTGAAGCAATAAATTCCTTGACTAGTTCTGTTTAGGCCAGGTCTTAGAAAACATACTTGAGCTTTACacatctttgttctttcttgtcAGAAATAAAGTGAATTGCAGTTCTGAATTCTGCAAAATTGTGTCTTGGTTGGGTCCTGCCAACAGAGTGCTTCTCTGAAACTCTTAGCAAATTTCAGGGGTATCCATGTCTCCAACTTTTTATCTTTGCTACGTACAGTGTAGgatttttttggtggtggtggtggtttgggggttttttttaatagcattttgCTGGCTAATGTGGCTTTAGAGCTGGTGGAAGAAtgctttcattctttatttAGAAAAGCATCTCCAAAGAGCAAAAGATCTCTATCTCTTTAGATTTCTTACTAACCTCATGAATCCTTTCCTTCAGGTCTGTCCCCTTATTTTTGACCTGATGTGAAAATTATTCTTATTCAGAGTTCATTTTGGATGTAGAGAGGATAGACTGAAATTGGCAGTACACAGATAATTAAGACATTTTCACTGTCTGTGTCAGTTCAGTTATGCAGCTTCTGACTCTCTTCAGGTAATCATTGGGAACTTGTAGAGTAAAATATATGTGTGCCCTATACGACTACTGTTTGTGAAACAGACCCTTTAAAAAGTaacaacaactacaacaacaacaacaaacagttTATAAGTCCACCTTCCACTCTGTGGAAACTTTTATATTCTTACTGAGTCAGTGTTTTACTGCTGAAGAGGCATCCAGATACCATACGCGACTTTATCTGCCTTCAGTACTGAAGGAGTTCAGCAAACTCATCAACCAATCTACTTCCGTTTTGTAAAATAGAATTTATAGGTTAGAAAGTTCACACAGTAGTGCATCCTGTGGCAGCCTGGAAAACATGCATCTCTTGAATAACTTTGTAAAGAATAGACCTTGTTCCTTGTTCCTAGTGAGCCTCAGCAGGAAGGAAGGATTAAGATGCATCTTCTTGTGtgaatatccttttttttttttttcctccaatcaggaaaataaaataacaaataccTTACAGAGCTTGGCTTAGAATTAAAGCAAAGGTGTGCATATTCTGTATACAAAGACTGCTTGTGACTTGCTTTTTCATTGTGACTTGGTCTGTGTATTTTATTCAAAAgttagaattatagaatcaccaaggttggaaaaagaccctcaggatcatctagtccaactgtcgACCTACCgccaatatttccccactaaaccatgtccctcagtagcacatctaaacatttcttgagcacttccaggaaTGGTGATTCAGCTACTTCCCTGGGCAGGACGTTCCAGTGCCTTATCACTGTTTTAGTGAGGAAAGTTCCTTTGtgtttagctttttcttttctttttatctcctCATGCTAGCATTTTGGTGGACATAAGTTTGAACCACATTTTCTGGGAGAGAGAAGGCAAAAAGTTGAATTTCTTAGGTGTGGTTTATCATTCCCTTCCTAACCATTTTGCACACcatcttttcctgttctttatTCCTGGTACTttaaagatttctctttttttcttttttttaatctttctgaaaacagcttatttttccCAAACATACTTCTTGTCCTTTGTGGTTCTACTGTGGTTGATGACAACAGATCTTAAACAAGGTGTTAATAGTAGGGGTTTTAATAGTGCTAAGCATTGTAAATATTCCTAGGACAATTGAAGCGTCCTGCTAGCCTGACATACGTGAGACTGGTTGTAGACCTGGGATGTGTAAAAAGACATAGTGGCAGTCAGAATGTTGTCTTCttgttcctttctctccttAGCCTACTGCTCCAGGAGGAGTCAGCAATACTATTTATAGTACTGTTTTCACACCTTGCCCTCAAAATCAAAGAAAAGTGCTGTTAAAGAAAGTACGTAGTAAATGAAGGAAGGTGAAGTGATACTGGATGTCTCAGATGTGCATCCTCAGTAGCAGTGCCAGAAAGCTCAATTTCAGAAAGATATATATTCAGAAAGAATATGTACATTTTTTccacaatataaaaataaaacacagcattcTGGCAGAGTTGTCTGTTATTGCTTTTGATTGAAGTTAGACTAGTAATTAGCTTTTTGTAGCTGTATACCTGTGTGTAAGCTACTGTCTTGTCACTAGGTTGGTTACATTTGCCTTTATTGAATAACTTATCAACATAGCCAGTCATACGTGCTGCGTTACAATTATAGGTGCTACAGAATGATGTCTTAGCTCACCAGTCTACAGTAGAAGCAGTTAAGAAAGCAGGAAGTGACCTGATTGAATCAAGTGCCGTTGAAGAAGCAAGCAATTTACAGAGCAAGTTGGAACTTCTGAATCAGCGCTGGCAAAATGTGttggaaaaaacagaacaaaggaaacAGCAGCTGGACAGTGCCTTGATTCAGGTGAGCaggaaatgataaaaaaaagagataacTCAGAAAAAGTGTCTTTTTACATAAAATAGTAGAAACACACTGGAAATTGACCTAAGTGAAAGCTGTAATGCAGACACTCCTAAAGTTTAGATCCAGCTGAGCTTTGCACAGCTGTTCTTTGTCTTCTACAAAGCTGAATCAAGACCTCAGCTTTtggctatttatttttaaaggctgAAGAtcctatatatgtatattactCAGGGAAAACATTGATCTCACAGTGGCTCATTTAGCCTTCTTTCAGGATTTCCATGGTTTTTATACTTTTTCATTATGATATATGGGGGTagtttaaattttgttttgttgtgtttttcctttcctgtttttctttctttcatttcctctgaTTACTGAAAATACCTGGTTGAATCTATTGCCAATATACTTCTGCATCTGAACTAGAATTTGGATGGAAAACATTTAAGTAAGCTCTAAAATGCTGTGGTATAATTTAGGCCCAAGGTTTCCATGGTGAAGTTGAAGATATGCAGCAATGGCTGACAGACACTGAACGTCAACTATTGGCATCAAAACCTGTTGGAGGCTTACCAGAAACAGCAAGAGAGCAGCTTAATACCCATATGGTAAGTATCAGTATTAGAATGCTTTGCAAATTGCATTTCAGGACTATCTTTCATGAATATTTATGCTAAATACAGTGCATGGTCTATATATCACAATGTCTGTACTGTATCTTAAAAAATTTAGTAGCCTTTCACAACAGCACTGTTATTTTCTGTGGAGTGAAAGTAGTAATTTGGGAGGTGCCCAAAGCTTAGCCATTGTCCTtgttttcagaagggaaaacagaaagtgTTTACAGATTTTTTCAGTGATTCATATGCTCCTTCCCTCTTCTGTCCCCATAACTACCATTTATACTCCTTCTCAGAAGACCAATCTAAAAGGGATCCACATTCATTTGGACCTTGAATCAAGGGACTTGatcttttattctttatttaacCAATGCTGACATTGAAATCATCATTAGCACAGATGTAATTAGGACTAATGGGTCATAAAGACTCTGCTTTAATTAGAAATGGAAATCTGATCAGGATGTCTGAATtattcccttccttcccttccttcctttataAGAGAAAAACTAtggattttttcccctgtagGGCCACAAAGCTTGATAAAGGACACTTTAAGTTTTGAAGCCTTACCTCAGAGGAAGGTAGTGCTCCATTTGTATAAAGCCATGCTATGCTGTTAGGCTCGGATATAAGCTCAAGCCCAGTGATTTGAACTTCTGACCTCTTTGCTCGGATGTGAGAGTGATATTTACTGAACTGACCTTGAGCTCTAAGATGCCTGGCACAGTTTCCACCAAAACACTGCATTGTCACAGCTtaataaatcacattttattcTGGAATGATGCAAAAGGTTTTGCCCACAGATGTGAGgcctttttttcaaaatttaccAGTAACTGTTTTTCAGAGGAATAGTATTTACAGTTTCTGAATCAGTTATGACAGGAAACAAGTGTGAAACATAGAAAGGATCTTAATTCTTTCATATCCCCCTCAAATCTGTCTCATTCTGTGTTTAAANNNNNNNNNNNNNNNNNNNNNNNNNNNNNNNNNNNNNNNNNNNNNNNNNNNNNNNNNNNNNNNNNNNNNNNNNNNNNNNNNNNNNNNNNNNNNNNNNNNNCCACTGACTTACTTGAGTTCTAATTGCTTCACCTTTATAATTTATTACCAAAGCATCTCTTAAGATGGAAAAGATAGCATCAAACAGCTATTTCTTAGGATAATTCCGACAgtagcagtaaaaataaatttggaggTGGAAAAGACATGTGAAAGTTGagtcaaatgaaaataaacattctaGTTAAAATTCTGAAATGGTAACCCTTTTAATTATGATTGTTAGAAGAGCTGTAGGCTTTGGAAAAATGTATGTCTGTTGCTTTGTCATGTTTATGAATTAAGCTGATTTTATTCCAATTCCTCAGAACCATTTGAGGCATTGTATTTCATTTACATAAAAGCCTCATATGAAAAGGGAGTTACTATCTTTCTGCTAATTCTGAAGTGTGCTTTTTATCTTCTATAAAATTTTTGATGTCATTCTAACTTTCCATGTCTATAGAATCATTGAACTTAATCATGTCGCCCTCATTTAGTTTGATCAAGCAGCTGATGCTGAACTCGCCTGGattgcagaaacagaaaagaaactgatgtCTCTTGGTGATATTAGGCTTGAGCAAGACCAGACCACGGCTCAGCTACAAGTtcaaaaggtaaaagaaatgcatttccaaCTGTCATGTTAATTATTGGCCAGAACAGTCTCCATCTAGAAAATGTACTACTGTGATTTAATTTCAGTCCATCATAATGCACTTCACGAATAGTTTTTGCTCCATGTACTTTATTTTATAATCCTGACCAGTTTTTATTGTGCTTCAAGGCTTTTACCATGGAGATTTTGAGGCACAAAGATACTATAGATGAACTTGTTAAGTCCGGGGATAAGATTATGAACACGTGCactgaagaagagaagcagACCATAAAGGTAAATTTCCCATAAATTTGCGGCTACGGTGGTGAATAGGAAGACCATAGACTGCAGGAAGACTCTTATGGTGTATACttcaaaatgttaatgaaaaagCATTAATTACAGCCACTTCTGGTCCAAGGTTTGTAATACTAGAAGAAAGCTTCAGGATGTTCAAAGAGCAAGCACTGTCGACTTCATTATCTGACACTAATTCAGAGCCCATTTGTCATCTTCCATGGTAAACAGTATTTCAGCCAGTGAAATGATTGAGTGAATAGGTATTAGTCATCTGGGGTGATGCGTGTGGAGTCTGGCTGTTTATCTTCCTCTGTTCTCTAGAGTCTGTGAAGCTCTGGCTGGGTGTGTGTATTTCTGTGCCTCATTCAGTGGCTGGCACCTCAGTGTGTGTCTTTATCTTCATTTATGCCAATTTCAGTGGGGGAATTGTTTGCCAGGAATGTTCCGTCCTGTTGACTAACACAGCCCATGAAAGGCATTCTTACACATTTGCTGATGTGCACACACAGCCTGAGGTTGAGTGCTGAAagaatatacatatatgtgtgtgttttatatgcatgcacacagaGAGATCTTTCTTACTGGCATTTTAACATGGACTTTTTTTACTGGTATGGATATGATCTGTGATTTTTGGTCCTTCCAGAGACCAACAGTAATTCACTAAttgtgctctgctgcagaatCACTGAATAAATTTGATTTGTTCTAAAGTGAATTTAGTTCAGTCTATGAAAATATAGCCAAAAGGGAGAGCAATTGTAGGTGATCCTCTGTTAGATATAtgttttagtaaaaaaaaaaaccacaacagtaTATCTTTATGTTAGGCTATATTTTGTCCTTTGGATAGCATCCCTATACTTAATTTACATGCAACACGTAACAAATGAAACAATATCTTGTTCTGACAGAAAAGATCTTGTACTTCATATTCAGCGCCTTATTTATATGTCTAGTTTTTCTAAGGCTAGCACTTACGTGCATTGTTGCATTACAGTATTTCATAAAAACGATAAGATGGGCATTCTTCCACAGAAAGTTATATATCCAGTCAATACATCTTTTATTATCATATGTCCAAACAGAATAGAGGGGTAATGCTTAACCCTTTAAGTTCTGTCATATTATTGATGGTAATGTATTCTCATTAATTAATACTTGCTAACATGGAAAATAGTGTTACGTGCTTTCTGAAGAAAGTTTATCCAGAAGTATATGCCCCATTCTTTggtagatttaaaaaaaaaaaaaaagatactgttcATGAtgccttcagaaagaaaatggggCTGGGATAGGCAATAAAGTCAATTGCAGCTTAAATGGAAGTTCTAGGAATAAAGTGTTGTTTATGTTTTAGTTACTTTGAATGTGTCCTGCCAAATTCAGATCTCCCACAGTattgattttttcctctttaaatacTCCAGTACTGTAGAACTACTATCAAAATTAAGATTTTGTTCACTATGGTTTGGTGCTATTATCAAAGACTGTTTAGGGATTAGGATAATGAATATGTGGAGAGACATACATTACCATTTTCTGTTAatattatttcacagaaaaaactgaaaagccTGTTACAGAAATATGATACAGTCTGTCAAATGAACTCAGAGAGAAACCTCCAGCTGGAGCGGGCTCAGTCCCTAGTTAACCAGTTCTGGGAGACTTATGAAGAGCTTTGGCCGTGGttaactgaaacagaaatgatcATCTCTCAGCTTCCTGCGCCAGCCCTTGAGTATGAAACTTTAAAGCAACAACAAGAAGAGCATCGGGTAagaattttgctgttttcaagaaaaagcaaaaacaaaaaacaacaaagtatCAAAAGCTCTGCTTGGAACCAGGAAGTACTCCACTGACCGCTCATAACTGACAGTTAGACTTCTGTTCGAAAAAcgttatttaaaataataatagaaaatatacttaaaatcACGCCTCTGCTGTTTTCCAAACTGCATGCAAACAAGATTATCTGGGGAAAGCAGCAAGCAATGTATAAGCATAAAAGAGGGCTAAAGGAGAAATAATTGCCATTAAGTGCCAGATCTAAGCATAAGAAATGAATAGCTTAGAAGTATCTTTAAAAGTACACATAAATATGACAGTCTTAGAACAAACCAAGTCCATAAATGGAAAGAACAAAGATTGGGTTATGTAGTAAGATCCAAGAAAGAGTAATATGAGACAACAGAAAGAGCTAGCATACCTGCTTTCAGCatgcagaaactgaaatttGGTCTATGTATGCAGTGTGCtaatatacatatgtattaaCCTTATGTACATGTAAaaaatgtgttgtttgttttgttatcatGGAAAGTAAACTTTGTTGAACAAATCTTCCAGATTGACAGTTCAGGGTCCAAGAATTCTGTGGTTTCGTTTAAGCCAATCTCTTGGCcaattcttttaaaaaggaaaatgtttgtgatgtaataataaaaataaataattgtttctCATAGCATCACAAAATAGAGAGGGAACTTTATTACATAGCCTGGCCTCCATGTGGCCTTTCTTGCATAGAAGAATCATCTGGGACAAAAATCAGTATGTTTCAGACAGCAACTAGACTCCACTAGACGTGGAATCAGATTTAACCTACCAAGATTAAAAACCTGCATGTTTTAGCACATGCAAAGCCCATTTTGCTGCTGGAGACACCTGTCTCTTCCTACTGAGCACAGGGTAGCTAggctttttaattttagttgCCTCAGTTAAATGACTAGAGTTAGATAGGATGAATCCTGGTTTCAAAATCCTGTTTACTGTGAGACCAGTTAATGAAGGTGTGCTACTTGATACAGTGGTAAACACTGGGTTCACTCATTTGTCTTCCTACTGTGTCCACAAAGAACAAACATGCTCTATTAAGACTAAGTATATCACATGAGCTTTACAAACCGTCTTGATTAGTCACTGTGAACCAAATCATGCTTGCTTTACTTACAGGTTTGTTTCCCCCATCTACTTTAATCATTTTGCTTGCTTGAGAGGCCCTTCATCTGAActtgtatttttgcattttccctGGGCTATGCCATTAGCTGAGATTTGTTTAAGTAGAAGATTAATGTCTGGCAATTTTAACACGTAATCTGATCTGGAATACTGATTTACTGGAATTGTTTACCCAATTGTGGCAAAGACCAGATCATTTGTGCTTCtgttataaaaaggaaaaggatccTCAGTATGAATACAGCTTTCTTTATTCCCTTATATTTCTTATATACTCACTTATATTTATATTAACATGCAGTTAATGCAGTTTGAGTTTTGCTTTTGGCAGAGTAAAGTACTGGCATAGTAAAGTTTGTACCTATAGATGCATACTCTGTCACACTGTGTCAAGTTACTTATTtgtgaacaaaaataaaatacataaaatcattttctaaaaaCTTTACAACCATTCTTAGCttagcatttcctttttctgtgctaatcactattatttttcttgatgcAAGGTTTACAAGTAGAATTACGTTCTCAGGCAGTAGCTagtcattgctttttgtttttttgtcattgtttttcattgttatttctTCATCAGAGGACAGTGGACAGTCATGGTCACTATATTTTCAATCTTCCCAACTCCTCCTCTTCTGGGGAGGAGCTCATAAGCAAGCCAGTAtcaggatttctttttaaggGAAGGACCTCAGTTGAAGAGAAGAGGATTTATTTACACTGAGACTGATATAAGCCCTTTTCTGTGTCTTCATTTGTTTAAACAATCCCTGAACTAGGAGGAACAAAGCATATGCTTGCTCTAGCCTGTCATTCCTGCACAGTGACTGTAGGCTAGAAATACATGGAGCTCACAGTACTGAGAGGGACAGTGTCTCACCAGGCAGTGGgatttttctgaaaaggaaaggatgaaCTGAGACAATAAATGAAGCTGAAGGGAATGGTTAGGTTACTCCCCATaaaatctcttccttttgtCAGACTTAAGGGTGCaagtaaacaaaagcaaaatacttaGGCAAGCTGGAAGACAAAATACCATTACCTTTTGGCcttttgcagttttctgtggTTTGGACTTACTTTAGGGGTGGGTGTtgagagggtgggagagagtGGCTGAGATGATTTGTATCTTAATTTCTTGTTAAACAAGAAAATTCTCATGCATTTTCATTGCCCGCTAttcttttcattgttgtttttttattttacctccTCTTTGTTTTAGTTTCCTCTTTTAAATCAAGGATAACTTGCATTAATACTATTGCAACTTCAGTACCTTGTTCTGTGATGTTCTTCAGTGGAAGGCTTTGTGGCACATATCAGCATGAAAATGTATATACGTAGTGGTATTatgcaaatatttggaatatAGTTACCATTTCTGTCATTATAGGTCCTAAAAATGATGGGGAGTGTCTGTTGCCAACATCATCTGCAGCCAATATCATCATTTGGCACCATGCATTCTATGTGTAATGATATGGCTTGAAGGAGTATTTCATGGCCCTTTCCAGTGTATCTTTAATTGTGATGTTTCCTGGCTGGGTAGCTCTCACTTTTGGAAAGGGAATCATCACTGGCAGAGCAGTCATTAactttatttaatattatttgtGCTTTACATTAGGATGACAGGTATTTGTTTGGAATTTCTTGCCAGCTGGATGTTTGAAGTGTGGACAGCTGTAATGCGGTGGTCTAAACTTAAGAAACTGATaagttttttcatttgttatagCAACTGCGTGAGCTGATTGCTGAGCACAAGCCTCATATAGATAAGATGAATAAAACTGGGCCTCAGTTGCTGGAGCTGAGCCCAGGAGAAGGTTTCTCTATCCAAGAGAAATATGTGGCAGCTGACACCCTTTACAGTAAAATTAAGGAAGATGTCAAAAAGCGAGCGCTGGCACTGGATGAAGCCATTTCTCAGTGTACCCAGGTATCATTTTAAGTTAAAAGTATGATTAGATTCACATGAATGGAAAGATACACAGACATTAtcattttatatgtatatatatcaaGATTAAACTGCTGTTTTATGTGAATTTTTCAGCTGAATAGTGTGTGAATGTTCACGTTACTTCTCATGGCATTGATTTCCTGAGGGGTAATAATTTTATGAGTCTGCTGCAGTTGAAAAATATTATCAGTTctcaattttaaaatgtcaaaaaagGAATATTTGATCTAACAATGTCAGATTTTCAGtttattcagttttcttttactgGTCTGTTAATAGCTGATGCTGTGCTTGATCTGAATGTCTCTGTTAATCAGTTAGCTTTGCATATCGTCGTATCTTGGCAACTGCAGTTGGTCCTTTAATAGACTGGAACTAGAGGGTACTTAAACATGCATGCTCCTTTTCACGTAAAAGAATTATGAGTAAAGTTAGACTTCACAAAATATTATTGTAACCATAAAATTCAGGTCCGTCCATAAAAGCTGTGTATCTTAGATTAGTTACTCTATGGAATGAACCATATTAGAGTATTGATAGGTATCATTCCTTGGAACTTCATAATACTGGATTAATTTGTCATTAAATCCAAAATGAAATCCTTTTACATGACAccaaattcagaaaaaaaaatcctcattaACCGTGTACATGAACCTACCCAAAAACCTGATAGAAGTtttttgtcctgtcactgtttTTATGGTAAATTCCCTTTTTTGTCTGTTGGCTAGCAATGATGTACTATATTTCTTCCCAGGACTAAAACACTAAATCACGAAAGAGATCTTAAAGTTCTCATCAGTTCTGCATTCTAAATAATTGTCTTCATAGGTCATAGTACTTAATGTTGTATTCCTAGACATTACAGACAGAATTGAAGAATCTAAGGAAAAAAGTTATATCAGATGTCATTCATTTTTTGACCTGGTAGTAGCCAATATTCCATGCTACTTTCAGTCATTCTAAGTAGTCTCTTTATTCACACCTCTGAAAGATGCCTGTTTATTTAgattcagtgttttttcttttgcatataTGCTGATGTTTGAAAATCAAGACATTTATTTAGTGTTCGAGCCTTTGCTTTTTATGTGATAGACATTAACAAGATGTGCTTAAGTACAGAAGGGTACAGAAGGCTAAGACcagaaagcaagaaggaaaatgcattCTTTGGTAGCAGCTAGAATATAAACAGATGTTGAGAAAATACTTAATTACTTATAAAATGAACCTTAAAGTATTTAATGTACGTAAATGTATATGCAGATAGGAAAGCCAAACATTCTAACTTCCAGAATGTAATTTTATATAAACTCTTTCTTTATTAagatatgtaaatatatattcagACTCTTTAATATGGTGGATATGTCAGTGTTTGTCTAGACAGACCAGGAAGAATAATTATTTAACTCTTCAGGTTTCAAATTATGTTAAATTACATTATGTATCAAAGGCAGTATGTGACCTATGGAGCCAGAAAGAGAGATGATAATGACTTGCCTTTCCTCCTTTTAAGTTCTAAATCACCTTGTCTCAGTCACTGAAGTCACAGTAAAATGAGGCCCACTGAATGGACTGAGAATTCAAAAATGCAGAATATGTGTCCTAAAATCAGATTTGATTATTGccaaatttatttcagttgttaTCACTTTTGTAAGGCTTTCTTTCCCTAATCCGTTTTTCAGAAGTTTGGAATGTAGGGAGGTTGCTTATCTTTATATATTGCATTTTGCTTGCTTGTATGATAGTTGCACTTCTAATGAAAATAgagtacagaaaataatacagTGGGAAAAATGAATTACATTTGTTTTGCATGTATTTCTTTGAATACTAAGAATGTACCTATTTGCTTGTGTACAGTAAGcttgttttgctgtgctttttctaGTAACCTCCCCAGGTGTAGTCAAGAATGCTCTTTGTAGATCCTGCTGGTTCTGTACCCACAATTTAATAATTTCTGTAACTTGGAAGGGGCATGGTTGTGAGATGCTTAGAGTAATCTGTATGAATCCAGCAGAGTATATATATTAGTGCTTACCTTTAGACCAAAGGATAAACGATGCTAATTAATGTAGATATAACAGAGTTTCTGGGCGTGTGGGCACTGAGTCAATTGTGGATGAACGTAATACATGCTGTTGTGAGCTTTTAGTTCAGGAAGTAATGTACATTTACTGCACTAATGAGCACCACTTGGGCACTAGGCAAAAGGTCTTTTTGAGTCTTTTTGAATGACCTTAAATATCGAATCCTAATCAGGGCTTATATGCAATATGGTGGTCTTGATATGAAAATACATGTAATTAATATTAACATAAGTATCTTTCTAGAATGATGCAATCAGAAAGCCACAGCTTTCCAAAATAAGATAAAAAGTAACACACTAATTATGCAGGACTGTCTGCATGCAGGTAGGTGCTGCCCTGTGTAGTATTTTCAGATGGCTTGTTTCAGGATTAAACTCGGACTTGATAGTAAAATTCTGTATCTCTTAAATCTGAGAAGTACCACCATTTTGCAGTCATGTGATTCTTTTAGATATTAAGAGGGAGAGAGCCACCTGGGAGTATTGCAAGTTGTACATATATAACTAGAGATATATTTAATATGTTAATCTTAAAGTACAAAAGAGAACTTTCAGAGGCAATTTTTCAAACGTTTTTGTTCTAATTTctctaccttttctttttgtccttttccaCCCTCTCAGTTTCATGACAAGATAGATCCAACTCTTGAGAGTTTGCAACGCATAGTTGAACGCCTGAGGCAGCCACCTTCAATCTCAGCAGAGGTTGAGAAGATTAAAGAGCAAATTAGTGAAAATAAGAATGTGTCAATGGATCTGGAAAAACTTCAGCCTGTCTATGAGACGCTTAAGCAGCGAGGGGAGGAAATGATCGCTCGCTCAGAAGGGGCAGATAAGGATGTATCTGCTAAAGGTAGTATGCTGAAGAAAGACTCATGTAGTGGAAATGCAGCAAGCTTCATCacataaaaatcttcatttttgaTGGACACTAATCTGGGGATTGTATTTTCCTGGAGATGTAAAAACCAAGACATTCATTTAGTAATTCAGTGTGCATCTgacctttgttttatttttaaatgtc
This genomic stretch from Meleagris gallopavo isolate NT-WF06-2002-E0010 breed Aviagen turkey brand Nicholas breeding stock chromosome 2, Turkey_5.1, whole genome shotgun sequence harbors:
- the LOC104909962 gene encoding dystonin-like: MSPVGTDLETVKQQTEELKQFKTEAYQQQIEMERLNHQAELLLKKVTQESDKHTVQDPLSELRLMWDSLEEKIINRQHKLEGALLALGQFQHALDELLTWLTHTEDLLNEQKPVGGDPKAIEIELAKHHVLQNDVLAHQSTVEAVKKAGSDLIESSAVEEASNLQSKLELLNQRWQNVLEKTEQRKQQLDSALIQAQGFHGEVEDMQQWLTDTERQLLASKPVGGLPETAREQLNTHMVSISIRMLCKLHFRTIFHEYLC
- the LOC104909963 gene encoding dystonin-like encodes the protein MSLGDIRLEQDQTTAQLQVQKAFTMEILRHKDTIDELVKSGDKIMNTCTEEEKQTIKKKLKSLLQKYDTVCQMNSERNLQLERAQSLVNQFWETYEELWPWLTETEMIISQLPAPALEYETLKQQQEEHRQLRELIAEHKPHIDKMNKTGPQLLELSPGEGFSIQEKYVAADTLYSKIKEDVKKRALALDEAISQCTQFHDKIDPTLESLQRIVERLRQPPSISAEVEKIKEQISENKNVSMDLEKLQPVYETLKQRGEEMIARSEGADKDVSAKAVQDKLDQMVLIWQDIQTLTEEREAKLLDVMELAEKFWCDHMALVATIKDTQDFIRELEGPGVDPSVVKQQQEAAEAAKEEIDGLQEELETVVSLGSELRAACGEPDKPIVNKSIDELNSAWDALNKTWKERVDKLAEAMQAAVQYQDGLQVRW